One Sporomusaceae bacterium FL31 DNA window includes the following coding sequences:
- a CDS encoding membrane protein, with the protein MWELIWPVLLVVGANTFYNICAKSTPIDINAFASLSITYFIATILCMIMFFTTGSSPKLSTELAKANWTSVILGISIVALEFGYVSIYRAGWKIGEASLVANIMLACVLLFVGLLLYKEAVSLRQIAGMIICGFGLYLIGKQ; encoded by the coding sequence ATGTGGGAGCTAATATGGCCGGTTTTACTTGTGGTAGGTGCAAATACTTTTTACAATATCTGCGCAAAATCAACGCCAATTGATATCAATGCATTTGCATCGCTGAGCATCACTTATTTTATCGCCACGATTCTGTGTATGATCATGTTCTTTACTACTGGCAGTTCGCCAAAACTATCGACTGAACTTGCCAAAGCAAATTGGACTTCAGTCATTTTGGGTATCTCGATTGTAGCTCTTGAGTTTGGTTATGTCAGCATCTATCGTGCAGGTTGGAAAATAGGCGAAGCGTCTTTAGTTGCAAATATCATGTTAGCTTGTGTTTTACTTTTCGTAGGACTATTGCTATATAAAGAAGCCGTATCATTACGGCAAATAGCTGGTATGATTATCTGTGGGTTTGGATTATACTTGATCGGAAAACAATAA
- a CDS encoding cupin translates to MEKSANLSESVIFPKGGKIPEQYSKYFKGNSYLSMLVTGGDEFNCPVGNVTFEPGARNNWHKHPGGQILLVTGGCGYYQEEGKPAQELHPGDVVKIPPNVKHWHGAAPDSWLVHLSIETNVHAGPPEWLEPVSDEEYNKLR, encoded by the coding sequence ATGGAAAAGTCAGCAAATTTAAGTGAGAGTGTAATCTTTCCGAAAGGCGGAAAAATTCCTGAACAGTATAGCAAGTATTTTAAAGGGAACTCATATCTCAGCATGCTGGTAACAGGTGGTGATGAATTCAATTGTCCAGTAGGGAATGTAACATTTGAGCCAGGAGCAAGAAATAACTGGCACAAGCATCCAGGCGGACAGATTCTATTAGTTACAGGGGGATGTGGGTATTACCAAGAAGAAGGAAAGCCTGCACAGGAACTTCATCCAGGTGATGTAGTAAAAATTCCTCCAAATGTAAAGCACTGGCATGGAGCTGCACCTGATAGTTGGTTAGTACATCTGTCTATTGAGACAAATGTTCACGCTGGACCGCCAGAGTGGTTGGAACCTGTATCAGATGAAGAATATAACAAGTTAAGATAG
- the pcaC gene encoding carboxymuconolactone decarboxylase, protein MNKKICSILAGVIFSLINLTNISEAQSMKNGNQVLHARQESIVTISAFTAKGDLQRLKNALNEGLDAGLTVNEIKEVLVQMYAYCGFPRSLNGISTFMGVLQEREANGIKDEIGNEASPLPIDKTRVELGTEIQTKLAGAPVRGAIYSFSPAIDEFLKGHLFGDIFGRDILDFQTREIATISALANIDGVNPQLQAHFSIGLNTGLTEEQMRSLISVIETKVGKKEADNANEVLGKVLSNRAK, encoded by the coding sequence GTGAACAAAAAAATATGCTCAATTTTGGCAGGGGTTATTTTCTCTTTAATCAATCTTACTAACATTTCGGAGGCACAGAGTATGAAAAATGGCAACCAAGTACTTCATGCACGTCAAGAGTCTATAGTTACGATTTCGGCATTCACTGCCAAGGGTGACTTGCAGCGGTTAAAAAATGCTCTTAACGAAGGTTTAGATGCCGGTTTAACCGTTAATGAAATTAAAGAAGTTCTTGTGCAGATGTATGCCTATTGTGGTTTCCCACGCAGCTTGAATGGGATAAGCACATTCATGGGAGTTTTGCAGGAACGGGAAGCAAATGGCATTAAGGACGAGATTGGCAATGAGGCAAGTCCTCTGCCTATAGATAAAACCAGAGTTGAACTTGGAACAGAAATTCAGACAAAATTAGCAGGTGCACCTGTGCGTGGGGCAATTTATTCATTCTCTCCAGCCATTGATGAATTTCTAAAGGGACATCTATTCGGTGATATCTTTGGACGTGATATCTTGGATTTTCAGACTAGAGAAATAGCAACAATTTCAGCTCTAGCTAATATTGATGGCGTAAATCCCCAATTGCAAGCTCATTTTAGCATAGGGCTTAATACCGGGCTGACTGAGGAGCAGATGAGGAGCCTAATATCAGTTATTGAAACTAAAGTTGGCAAGAAAGAAGCCGATAATGCCAATGAAGTATTAGGGAAGGTTTTGAGTAATAGGGCAAAGTAG
- a CDS encoding 4Fe-4S ferredoxin: MSSKVYFINLRSRTATTNKISKIRNLFDHAGFNDLIQKDDLTAVKLTFGERGSDGFISPVFVRQVVDKIKEKGAKPFLTDTNTLYSGSRHDAVEHLLTALEHGFDYTVTGAPIIIADGLRSENIAEVQIDKKHFNRVKLAKDIVSADSVIVLSHFKGHEMAGFGGAIKNLAMGGAPAVGKKEQHATKIIVDQDKCIGCAKCSAVCPEMAITVSEKKASIALDTCVGCGECMTVCPIKAIGMDWQTDLTALLERMTEYGYGFAKAHEQRIGYINFLVNITPDCDCVPWSDAPIVPDIGFLASTDPVAIDQASFDLVNKQLGNSNSFLTCNCEAGEDKFHGLRSHVDGTIQLRYGEEIGMGNRDYELIVL, translated from the coding sequence ATGTCCAGCAAAGTCTATTTCATAAATCTTCGATCAAGAACAGCGACGACTAATAAAATAAGCAAAATAAGAAACCTTTTTGATCATGCAGGGTTCAATGATCTTATACAAAAAGACGACCTTACAGCCGTTAAGCTTACCTTTGGCGAACGTGGAAGCGATGGTTTTATTAGTCCCGTTTTTGTTCGTCAAGTGGTAGATAAAATAAAAGAAAAAGGCGCTAAGCCTTTTCTAACCGATACGAATACGCTCTACTCAGGAAGTCGTCACGATGCAGTCGAACATTTGCTGACTGCATTGGAACATGGATTTGATTATACGGTTACCGGAGCTCCAATTATTATTGCTGATGGATTGCGCAGTGAAAACATTGCAGAAGTTCAAATCGATAAAAAACACTTTAATCGGGTGAAACTGGCTAAAGACATTGTTAGTGCTGACAGTGTTATCGTATTATCTCACTTTAAAGGACATGAGATGGCTGGTTTCGGAGGTGCCATAAAAAATCTTGCCATGGGTGGAGCACCAGCGGTTGGAAAAAAAGAACAGCATGCAACTAAAATTATCGTTGATCAAGACAAATGTATTGGTTGTGCAAAGTGCAGTGCCGTTTGTCCAGAAATGGCTATTACGGTGAGTGAGAAAAAAGCAAGTATTGCCTTAGACACTTGTGTTGGATGCGGTGAGTGTATGACCGTTTGTCCTATAAAAGCCATCGGAATGGACTGGCAGACGGATTTAACTGCACTGCTTGAAAGAATGACTGAATATGGTTATGGATTTGCCAAAGCACATGAACAACGTATCGGTTATATCAACTTCCTAGTAAATATTACGCCTGATTGTGATTGCGTTCCGTGGAGTGATGCACCAATTGTTCCAGATATCGGCTTTTTAGCATCCACAGACCCTGTGGCTATAGACCAGGCTAGTTTTGATCTAGTCAATAAGCAGCTTGGCAATTCTAATTCATTTCTAACTTGCAATTGTGAAGCTGGTGAAGATAAGTTTCATGGATTACGCTCTCATGTAGATGGTACAATACAACTGCGTTACGGAGAAGAGATTGGAATGGGTAACCGCGATTATGAACTAATTGTCTTATAG